The Phycisphaeraceae bacterium genome has a window encoding:
- the lepB gene encoding signal peptidase I: protein MPTQDHPKSPRSEGEADPSDGGVPDTLIALITAFVIAMAFRGFVVEGFVIPTGSMAPTLLGDHLRITSPETGYDFAVDASDRTLDDVSIDPRHVFSIADPMGRPEDAVIRRTRDALSRSVRPGDRVLVHKWLYTFTDPGRYDVIVFKNPTRPHENYIKRLVGLPGEELWLADGDVFTRRADQPQEPFRIQRKPVHVQRAVWQPVHDSSYRPSGADAEPLDEAWIGGARTESGRDAWRVESSGRPLLLEWDNRRRALDDWNAYNMLGRRQQVFPVSDLRVRAAIEPETAGFQTSLHLTARGHRFAFSIAGSTATVRYGLIGDEDNPSAVHWIDSRGGATTAFRPGRTTEVEFWHVDQAMSIWIDGREVVRLEYDWTPEERLRHATGRSVEEVLERGRSGNPWVGEYRPSSPTLQWSLEGAPAVIHRAAVDRDLYYQPATLYTGGPPAMATHPKATAVLGPDHFFMCGDNSAASHDSRKWGDPDDLVAEQIDEAPYVVHRRLLVGRAWCVYFPAPLGLSEEGSRFIPDFGRMRLIR, encoded by the coding sequence ATGCCGACACAGGACCATCCGAAATCGCCCCGTTCAGAAGGAGAGGCCGATCCCTCCGACGGCGGCGTGCCCGACACGCTCATCGCCCTCATCACCGCGTTCGTGATCGCCATGGCTTTTCGCGGGTTCGTGGTGGAGGGGTTCGTCATTCCCACCGGCTCCATGGCGCCGACGCTGCTGGGGGACCATCTGCGGATCACCTCGCCCGAGACCGGCTACGACTTCGCGGTTGACGCCAGCGACCGAACCCTGGACGACGTTTCGATCGACCCGCGCCACGTCTTCTCGATCGCCGACCCGATGGGGCGCCCCGAGGACGCCGTGATCCGACGCACGCGCGACGCGCTGTCGCGGAGCGTCCGGCCCGGGGACCGCGTGCTGGTGCACAAGTGGCTCTACACCTTCACCGACCCGGGCCGCTATGACGTGATCGTGTTCAAGAACCCCACGCGGCCGCACGAGAACTACATCAAGCGGCTCGTGGGCCTCCCCGGCGAGGAGCTCTGGCTGGCGGATGGCGATGTGTTCACGCGACGGGCGGACCAGCCGCAGGAGCCCTTCCGCATTCAGCGCAAGCCCGTTCACGTGCAGCGGGCGGTCTGGCAGCCGGTGCATGACAGCTCCTACAGGCCCTCCGGCGCCGATGCGGAGCCGCTCGATGAAGCGTGGATCGGCGGCGCGCGGACTGAATCAGGGCGCGACGCCTGGCGCGTTGAATCCTCCGGTCGGCCCCTTCTGCTGGAATGGGACAATCGTCGTCGCGCGCTCGACGACTGGAACGCCTACAACATGCTGGGACGGCGTCAGCAGGTGTTTCCGGTGAGCGACCTCCGCGTCCGCGCCGCGATCGAACCGGAGACGGCGGGGTTTCAGACATCGCTTCATCTGACCGCGCGGGGCCACCGATTCGCGTTCTCCATCGCCGGTTCGACGGCGACGGTGCGGTACGGCCTGATCGGCGACGAGGACAATCCCTCGGCCGTTCACTGGATTGACTCGCGCGGCGGCGCGACCACGGCCTTCCGGCCCGGACGCACCACCGAGGTGGAGTTCTGGCACGTGGATCAGGCCATGTCGATCTGGATCGACGGGCGCGAGGTCGTCCGCCTGGAGTACGACTGGACGCCCGAGGAGCGGCTGCGCCACGCCACGGGCCGCAGCGTCGAAGAGGTGCTGGAGCGAGGCCGCAGCGGCAACCCGTGGGTGGGGGAGTATCGCCCCAGTTCGCCGACGCTGCAGTGGTCGCTTGAGGGCGCGCCCGCCGTCATTCACCGCGCCGCGGTGGATCGCGATCTGTACTACCAGCCCGCCACGCTCTATACCGGAGGCCCCCCCGCGATGGCCACCCACCCGAAGGCCACCGCCGTACTGGGACCGGATCACTTCTTCATGTGCGGCGACAACAGCGCCGCCTCGCACGACAGCCGCAAGTGGGGCGATCCGGATGATCTGGTCGCCGAGCAGATCGACGAGGCGCCGTACGTAGTGCATCGTCGCCTGCTGGTGGGACGGGCGTGGTGCGTGTACTTCCCGGCTCCGCTGGGGTTGAGCGAGGAAGGATCGCGCTTCATCCCTGATTTCGGTCGGATGCGGCTGATCCGTTGA
- a CDS encoding DUF58 domain-containing protein, producing the protein MPDTSTAIRAENYLAPETLGQLAPFELRAKMIVEGVMSGMHRSPYQGMAVEFAQHRQYVPGDDLKHLDWKVFGRSDKLYIKQYQQETNLDVMVLVDSSASMKFGTLDIKSNWGLTQASRERRSWTKFDCATAAAVAMAYLCLQQQDRVGLVVFAEGIRRMVERSNAQGQWRRIVTALNSEPVEQTTNLAHVTDQVLGKVTNRCLFVVLSDFFDSIESIRQSLARFRHRRHDVILIQTLDRQEMRFDFNQPAPFLGMEGEGRLRVDPRALREAYLQALTEHTSAIAATARGFGFDYERADTHESVGPMLSRLMARRNAYIKRTKMG; encoded by the coding sequence ATGCCTGACACCTCCACCGCCATCCGTGCCGAGAACTACCTGGCCCCCGAGACGCTCGGGCAGTTGGCGCCCTTCGAGCTGCGCGCCAAGATGATCGTCGAGGGCGTGATGTCCGGCATGCACCGCTCGCCATACCAGGGCATGGCGGTGGAGTTCGCCCAGCATCGTCAGTACGTGCCCGGCGACGACCTGAAGCACCTGGACTGGAAGGTCTTCGGACGCAGCGACAAGCTGTACATCAAGCAATACCAGCAGGAAACCAACCTCGACGTGATGGTGCTGGTGGATTCGTCGGCGTCGATGAAGTTCGGCACGCTGGACATCAAGTCGAACTGGGGGCTGACCCAGGCCAGCCGCGAGCGCCGGTCGTGGACCAAGTTCGACTGCGCCACCGCCGCCGCCGTCGCCATGGCCTACCTGTGCCTGCAGCAGCAGGACCGCGTGGGGCTGGTGGTCTTCGCCGAGGGCATCCGGCGCATGGTCGAGCGCTCCAACGCGCAGGGGCAGTGGCGTCGGATCGTCACCGCCCTCAACAGCGAGCCGGTGGAGCAGACCACCAACCTCGCCCACGTCACCGACCAGGTGCTGGGCAAGGTCACCAACCGCTGCCTGTTCGTGGTGCTGTCGGACTTCTTCGATTCGATCGAGTCCATCCGACAGTCGCTGGCGCGCTTCCGGCACCGGCGGCATGACGTGATCCTGATCCAGACGCTCGACCGCCAGGAGATGCGGTTCGACTTCAATCAGCCCGCGCCGTTCCTGGGCATGGAAGGCGAGGGCCGCCTGCGCGTGGACCCGCGGGCGCTGCGCGAAGCGTATCTCCAGGCGCTCACCGAACACACCAGCGCCATCGCCGCCACGGCCCGCGGGTTCGGGTTCGACTACGAACGCGCCGACACGCACGAGTCCGTCGGCCCCATGCTCAGCCGCCTGATGGCGCGTCGGAACGCGTACATCAAGCGGACGAAGATGGGCTAA